A region of the Calditrichota bacterium genome:
AGAAAGGCCTGAGGCCACCGGTCCGACGCGGCACATCGGCCTTCGGGTAGGGCAGCACGAAGCGATGGTAGACCATGAACAGCAAGAAGAGGGCCCCGAGCCCGGCAAAGGTGAGCGTCCAGGACAGGCGGACGTTGCCGGCGCGCGCCACAAATCGCGCAGAACTCGGCGTGCGCAGCTTAGGATCAAGCTGAATCACCGCCACCGCCGGTTGCGCCCAGTTGTCGCTGGTGAACTCGAACCTACCCCCTTCGACCAAAGAGATGCTCTTGTCGCCACCCTCCCGGCCAAAGTGCACCACCACGCTCTTGCCCGCCGGCGGCGGACCCGACAGATGCAGCCAGACCAGCCCGACGTTCCCCGCGACGGTCTGGCCGCTCTGGCCTGCGGAGCGCGAGCCGAACACCGCCACAAATGCCGCGGCCACCCTTCTGGCCACATGCCGCTGCCACCACGAGGGGTGTTGGGCCCGTGCTGCCTGCCGCTGCTCGGCAACCGCGCTGGCTGTCGGTTGCCGCCGGGTGTTCCACTGGCGCGCGCGAGCGATGAGCTCATTGACCTCCGCCGGCGCTCGGGTCTGCAAGCCGATGGCCAAAGTATCGGGCCTGACGATGATCCGCAGCTGTCCTTCGGTCGGAGCGACTGTGCTGTCGGCCCAGATGACCTCCGCCCCTGCGCGGGTGGCCAGCACCGGCACCTCCACTGGCCGCAAGCCCGTGTGGCTCTCGATGTAGCCCGCCACAATCACCAACAAGCCCTGACCGGTGAGCATCGCAAACCGGTAGAAGGTGCTGCGAATGCCCACGAACCACGCCTGCTGGTGTTGGCTCAGGCCCAGCATGTAGAAGCCATCTGCCGCAATATCGTGCGTGGCAGAACTGAAGGCCAGCAGCCAGAGGATGGCCAACGTCACCTTGAAAAAGTTCGGCAACGGGATAGCCAGCGCCATCGAGGCCAGGGCCGCGCCAATGACCAGTTGCATGAGGACGATCCACATGCGCTTGGTCTTGATAATCTCGACCACCGGGCTCCACAGCGGCTTGATCACCCATGGAAGGTAGAGCCAGCTCGTGTAGAGGGCTATCTCGGCGTTGGACATGCCCATGCGCTTGTAGAAAATCACCG
Encoded here:
- a CDS encoding MFS transporter, which encodes MTVSVIFYKRMGMSNAEIALYTSWLYLPWVIKPLWSPVVEIIKTKRMWIVLMQLVIGAALASMALAIPLPNFFKVTLAILWLLAFSSATHDIAADGFYMLGLSQHQQAWFVGIRSTFYRFAMLTGQGLLVIVAGYIESHTGLRPVEVPVLATRAGAEVIWADSTVAPTEGQLRIIVRPDTLAIGLQTRAPAEVNELIARARQWNTRRQPTASAVAEQRQAARAQHPSWWQRHVARRVAAAFVAVFGSRSAGQSGQTVAGNVGLVWLHLSGPPPAGKSVVVHFGREGGDKSISLVEGGRFEFTSDNWAQPAVAVIQLDPKLRTPSSARFVARAGNVRLSWTLTFAGLGALFLLFMVYHRFVLPYPKADVPRRTGGLRPFLANFARTFATFFTKKQIGIALALLLLYRLAEAQLVKIASPFLLDSQEAGGLALTTGQVGFVYGTVGLLALSLGGILGGFLVARDGLKKWILPMVLAINVPDVVYVYLSHYLPDNFLLINLCVATEQFGYGFGYTAYMLYMIYIAEGEYKTAHFAIATGFMALGMMLPGMISGWIQELIGYEKFFLWVLLCTIPGFIIVTLLPLDPEFGKKRDEEKRT